Proteins encoded in a region of the Balneolales bacterium ANBcel1 genome:
- a CDS encoding RidA family protein, which translates to MSIKLISTRNAPAAIGPYSQASVFDRLVFCSGQIGLNPETGELSESDTAGQMEQVMVNLGEVLKAAGSDWDRVLKCTIYLIDMKEFAAVNEVYGRYFSEEAPAREAVAVAALPKGARVEVSCIAHV; encoded by the coding sequence ATGTCCATAAAACTCATCTCAACGAGGAATGCACCTGCGGCCATCGGGCCCTACAGCCAGGCCTCCGTATTTGACCGGCTGGTGTTCTGCTCGGGCCAGATTGGCCTGAATCCGGAAACCGGAGAACTTTCAGAATCCGACACTGCCGGGCAGATGGAGCAGGTGATGGTCAATCTTGGAGAGGTGCTGAAAGCAGCCGGATCGGACTGGGACCGCGTGTTGAAATGTACTATCTACCTGATTGACATGAAAGAGTTTGCGGCAGTTAATGAGGTGTATGGCCGCTATTTCTCCGAAGAGGCTCCGGCTCGGGAGGCCGTTGCCGTGGCGGCGCTTCCAAAGGGGGCGCGGGTGGAAGTGAGTTGCATCGCGCACGTATAG
- a CDS encoding cystathionine gamma-synthase: protein MRFNTKTIHAGQHPEETSGAVMPPVFFTSTYAQEAPNRHKGHEYARVTNPTRTAFEKLLAGLEEADHACAFASGCAAMDALLKRLRPGDHVIATNDIYGGSYRLFTQVFEPYGIRFSFIDMGSVASVREAITPQTRMLWIETPTNPLLNLVDIATLSREAGKRNILTVVDNTFASPALQKPLLLGADAVVHSTTKYIGGHSDLIGGAVCTSNSEILDNLLFQTKTTGAVPGPMDCYLALRGVKTLGLRMERSCHNARVLADFLADHPDVAEVRYPGHTGHPGHEIARAQMSDFGGMVSFSLKKDDTGHAHAFMSSTRIFTLAESLGGVESLISHPASMTHASIPKEEREAAGLNDSLIRLSVGIEDAEDLVEDLQSAFRNISV, encoded by the coding sequence ATGCGCTTCAACACCAAAACGATCCACGCCGGACAACATCCCGAAGAGACTTCGGGCGCTGTAATGCCTCCGGTCTTTTTTACGTCAACATACGCCCAGGAAGCACCAAACAGACACAAAGGGCATGAATATGCACGGGTGACCAACCCCACGCGCACCGCATTTGAAAAACTTCTGGCCGGACTGGAAGAGGCGGACCATGCATGCGCTTTTGCTTCCGGCTGCGCCGCCATGGATGCATTGCTCAAGAGGTTGCGTCCCGGTGACCATGTCATTGCTACCAATGATATTTACGGCGGCTCCTACCGGCTCTTCACCCAGGTGTTTGAACCGTACGGCATCCGTTTCAGCTTTATCGATATGGGCTCGGTGGCTTCGGTAAGAGAGGCCATCACACCGCAAACCCGGATGCTTTGGATCGAAACCCCTACCAATCCGCTGCTGAACCTGGTTGATATTGCGACACTCTCCCGGGAAGCAGGTAAACGCAATATCCTCACGGTGGTCGACAATACATTTGCCTCGCCCGCTCTGCAAAAACCGTTGCTGCTTGGCGCCGACGCGGTAGTCCACTCGACAACAAAATACATCGGCGGCCACTCCGACCTCATCGGCGGTGCCGTCTGCACCAGCAACAGTGAGATTCTCGATAACCTGCTCTTCCAGACCAAGACCACCGGCGCCGTTCCGGGTCCGATGGATTGCTACCTGGCATTGCGCGGAGTCAAAACCCTCGGCCTTCGCATGGAGCGTTCGTGCCATAACGCCCGCGTTCTGGCCGATTTCCTGGCCGATCACCCCGACGTTGCCGAAGTCCGGTACCCCGGCCATACGGGTCACCCCGGTCACGAAATCGCGCGCGCACAAATGAGTGATTTCGGCGGAATGGTCTCTTTCAGCCTGAAAAAGGACGACACCGGGCACGCGCACGCCTTTATGAGCAGTACCCGGATCTTTACACTTGCCGAAAGCCTTGGAGGCGTGGAGTCGCTGATCAGCCATCCGGCCAGCATGACCCACGCGTCCATCCCCAAAGAAGAGCGGGAAGCGGCCGGCCTGAATGACTCGCTCATCCGGCTCTCCGTCGGCATAGAGGATGCCGAAGACCTGGTCGAAGACCTCCAATCCGCTTTCCGGAACATTTCCGTTTGA
- a CDS encoding tetratricopeptide repeat protein, whose translation MKKNLYPQLLIVAFTAFLVWSCAPDPHIESARLALAQGDFEEVIAAAQEAIDADPENANAYYYMGVAYASIASNNPPEERLEDYERAREYLEQARQMYAEQGISNDEAENLPEVIFELWAFEHNSGIQPLTDDIISSHEDSLILARHHFQNAIAINPDSSQSYSLLAEVYFAKGDMQEAERLTRTIIYDLDDADLFNYYRLALYLMEDDRDAEAVDILYEAREIYPDEIEITQEIANAYLRLGRTDEALEVVRELMEQDPENPQYRLVYATQIYQMVQELDDQIRSLHDDVYDISAEIRERARSQEIDEAEMNAMSQEIEDKLAQADELIEESFRFSDEAEEQLLIALESEPENPDIHSTLGIVYQNRAAIYQDKRNMSEDVDEAEEFDAMARKYLERALPHYEKAAELEPDDQEHWMSLFRVYTNLGMNEKAEHARERAGF comes from the coding sequence ATGAAAAAAAACCTTTACCCACAACTACTGATCGTCGCTTTTACAGCATTTCTGGTTTGGTCGTGTGCTCCTGACCCGCATATTGAGTCGGCGAGACTGGCACTTGCCCAGGGTGATTTTGAGGAGGTGATTGCCGCCGCGCAGGAAGCAATTGACGCAGATCCCGAGAATGCCAATGCCTATTACTACATGGGTGTCGCCTACGCCTCCATTGCCAGCAACAATCCTCCGGAAGAGCGGCTTGAAGACTACGAACGGGCCCGCGAATATCTGGAACAGGCCCGGCAAATGTATGCCGAACAGGGTATCAGTAACGACGAGGCCGAGAACCTGCCTGAAGTAATTTTTGAACTGTGGGCTTTCGAGCATAACTCAGGGATTCAGCCGCTGACCGACGACATTATCAGTTCTCATGAAGACTCTCTGATCCTGGCCCGTCACCACTTCCAGAATGCCATCGCCATCAACCCGGACAGTTCCCAGTCCTACAGTCTGCTAGCCGAGGTCTACTTCGCCAAGGGTGATATGCAGGAGGCTGAGCGCCTGACCAGGACAATTATTTATGACCTGGACGATGCCGACCTCTTCAACTACTACCGCCTTGCCCTCTATCTGATGGAGGATGATCGTGACGCCGAGGCCGTGGACATCCTTTATGAAGCGCGGGAAATCTATCCGGACGAAATAGAAATTACCCAGGAGATTGCCAACGCCTACCTGCGGCTGGGAAGGACCGATGAAGCCTTGGAAGTGGTACGTGAGCTGATGGAGCAAGATCCCGAAAATCCGCAGTACCGGCTGGTATATGCCACCCAGATATATCAGATGGTTCAGGAGCTGGACGATCAGATCCGAAGCCTGCATGACGATGTGTATGACATAAGTGCGGAAATTCGTGAGCGAGCACGTTCCCAGGAAATTGATGAAGCCGAGATGAATGCCATGTCCCAGGAAATTGAAGACAAACTTGCCCAAGCGGATGAGCTTATCGAGGAGTCTTTCCGGTTTTCCGATGAAGCGGAAGAACAGTTGCTGATCGCCCTGGAAAGCGAGCCGGAAAACCCCGACATTCACTCCACGTTGGGTATTGTCTACCAGAACAGAGCCGCCATATACCAGGACAAGCGCAACATGAGTGAAGATGTTGACGAAGCCGAGGAGTTTGACGCGATGGCCCGGAAATATCTGGAGCGTGCGCTCCCCCATTATGAGAAAGCGGCCGAACTGGAGCCGGATGACCAGGAACACTGGATGTCGCTGTTCCGCGTGTATACCAACCTCGGAATGAATGAGAAAGCCGAGCATGCCCGCGAAAGGGCCGGCTTCTAA
- the porU gene encoding type IX secretion system sortase PorU, whose translation MAIRNSSLVLLSGWFMLLVVVASASGQSFRAVSKTAEFTEYEYRNDNLAIGSPKYLMAPWRDGSARYRVMAQEIVPVTADSSQMHYAKNAEFFLIADRRSPVIEIGEPGHTRGAYLAQLTVNVSRLADRDAGAFQVLRHMRIRIYHEQEESRARRSVHETAQVQSSPLSSGEWFKIPIPEDDLYVLDADYLDALGVDIASIDPNRIQIWSTNGYIIPSANNEPRSELTQVRRIVEAESGNSFGENDRVIFYANGPNRHFLDQTANRFQHELHPYAATNYVFLTVGDEPGKQMVLRTAEEIGSPTREVRQFRDFRWLEEDLEKSESRIKSGRYWFGQRLEPARTSTIFTDTLAGFVDGSDLEVELSMAARALSTSGFQVIVNNTSLPRITLPGISSFTSATGESARVTERRNTLSSVTINNDILQIRATYESNQSDARGWVNWIRIRADRHLQAHDGKLRFHPPDDSDGSPVRYRISGFDSTPIILDVTDPVSNPVMIEPLTDGNEYTAVYYSDRHRQFFAASRFKTPPAGEALSNQNLRDPGVFPDYVIVTAPIFLQQAQRLADYRQSRDGLTPVIVTQEQIFNEFNGGVPDVTAIRDYLKHLYDRGAESGQQRPEYLLLLGDATYDFKGVIRNPALQNHVFTFQSEESINRTYSYASDDYFGFLSDDGGTWRGRELVDLGIGRLPVQTPDQADLLIDKIKVYEDPRNRGDWNNLFTFIADDDIASRGNERDLHILNADGTADVIDRDLTGIRLDKIYQISYPSENTSAGVRVPQATQAMIDRINNGTLVFNFSGHGSEQFLTDQRLFTSDDISRLNNRNRLSIMVTATCSFGRYDNTEEHSGAEKMLLHPDGGLVAALTTSRVVFTSPSPTHSNFGLNRVLTEEMTRRDENGRPQRLGDIFRNTKITHIGSSDNSRRFILLGDPAMRIGLPEFRAEVTHINGEAVPQGDSLNHENDLDDAQIQAGNSFAGNGDPVGEMDTVNGGPSPLIELRALDQVNISGHVSRADGSVNTSFNGEANVRVYDAERLVRFPDRDWVAEGNCYLDDCGYLVQTDALFSGRVSVSDGVFSSRFIIPKDVSYSQNPGRIHVFARERDHDAVGATSVFRISGRNPDADELDNRRGPDIDIFLNDEMFVDGGIVNDAPQLIILLSDDAGINTTGAGVGHEIVAIIENRDDPSNRRTISLNEFYQSELDDFTSGRIEYPLSGLEEGSYRLRVRAWDVFNNMGESDVTFQVLDSKDLQIRNVFNYPNPMHNFTHFIFEHNQPGIPMDISIRIYTLSGKPVATIRREQMITAGNMVRLDWHGRDDDQHRLATGTYLYHVQVRADTANGRQTKDKIERLVILR comes from the coding sequence ATGGCAATTCGTAATTCGTCACTGGTTCTGCTTTCAGGATGGTTTATGCTCCTGGTGGTCGTTGCTTCCGCAAGCGGGCAGAGTTTCCGTGCCGTAAGCAAAACGGCCGAGTTCACCGAATACGAGTATCGCAACGACAACCTGGCCATCGGCTCGCCGAAATACCTGATGGCTCCCTGGCGTGACGGTAGTGCCCGCTACCGTGTGATGGCGCAGGAAATTGTGCCCGTCACAGCAGACTCAAGCCAGATGCATTATGCGAAGAACGCGGAATTTTTCCTGATCGCCGACCGGCGCAGTCCGGTTATCGAGATCGGCGAGCCCGGCCATACGCGAGGAGCATATCTGGCCCAGCTTACTGTCAATGTCTCCCGCCTTGCCGACAGAGACGCCGGAGCGTTTCAGGTTCTCCGGCACATGCGAATTCGCATCTATCATGAACAGGAAGAGTCCCGGGCGAGGCGGTCCGTTCACGAAACGGCACAGGTGCAGAGCAGCCCGCTTTCAAGTGGTGAGTGGTTTAAAATCCCCATCCCGGAAGATGATCTTTACGTACTTGACGCGGACTATCTTGATGCGCTTGGTGTGGATATTGCATCGATCGACCCGAACCGGATCCAGATCTGGTCCACCAATGGCTACATTATTCCAAGTGCCAACAATGAACCCCGGTCGGAACTGACCCAGGTCAGGCGCATTGTGGAAGCCGAGTCCGGCAACAGTTTTGGGGAAAATGACCGGGTCATCTTTTACGCCAATGGCCCGAACCGGCATTTTCTGGATCAAACCGCCAACCGGTTCCAGCATGAGCTGCACCCGTATGCCGCTACCAACTACGTCTTTTTGACGGTCGGTGACGAACCGGGCAAGCAGATGGTTTTGCGGACAGCTGAAGAGATCGGCTCCCCAACCCGGGAGGTCCGGCAGTTTCGGGATTTCCGCTGGCTGGAAGAGGACCTGGAAAAATCGGAGTCACGCATTAAATCGGGCCGTTACTGGTTCGGCCAACGCCTGGAACCGGCAAGAACCTCAACCATTTTCACCGACACGCTTGCCGGGTTTGTTGACGGGTCCGATCTCGAAGTTGAGCTTTCGATGGCTGCCAGGGCCCTTTCTACCTCCGGATTCCAGGTAATTGTCAACAATACCTCCCTGCCGCGGATCACTCTGCCGGGAATCTCGAGCTTCACCTCGGCCACCGGGGAATCCGCCAGGGTGACCGAGAGACGCAACACGTTGTCCAGCGTAACCATTAATAACGATATTCTGCAGATTCGGGCCACCTACGAAAGCAATCAAAGCGATGCCAGGGGCTGGGTGAACTGGATCCGGATCCGTGCCGACCGGCACCTTCAGGCACATGACGGAAAACTCCGGTTTCATCCTCCCGATGACAGCGACGGGAGCCCGGTGCGCTATCGCATCAGCGGTTTTGACAGCACACCCATCATCCTGGATGTGACCGACCCGGTATCCAACCCCGTGATGATTGAACCTCTTACCGATGGCAACGAATATACCGCCGTCTATTACTCCGACCGCCACCGGCAGTTTTTTGCCGCCAGCAGATTCAAAACACCCCCGGCGGGCGAGGCGCTCTCCAACCAGAACCTGAGAGATCCCGGAGTGTTTCCCGACTATGTAATCGTAACCGCGCCGATCTTCCTGCAACAGGCACAACGGCTGGCGGACTACCGGCAATCCCGAGACGGCCTGACTCCGGTCATCGTCACACAGGAACAGATTTTTAACGAGTTCAACGGTGGAGTGCCCGATGTTACCGCGATACGTGACTATCTGAAACACCTGTACGACCGGGGCGCTGAATCCGGGCAGCAACGGCCGGAGTACCTGCTGCTGCTGGGCGATGCCACATACGACTTCAAGGGGGTCATACGAAATCCGGCCCTTCAAAACCATGTATTCACCTTCCAGAGCGAAGAATCCATCAACAGAACCTATTCGTACGCCAGTGACGACTACTTCGGCTTTTTGTCGGATGATGGCGGTACCTGGAGGGGACGTGAACTGGTTGATCTCGGAATCGGACGCCTCCCGGTCCAGACCCCGGACCAGGCCGACCTGCTCATCGACAAGATCAAGGTGTATGAAGACCCGAGAAACCGCGGTGACTGGAACAACCTGTTTACGTTTATTGCGGATGATGATATCGCCAGTCGGGGCAACGAGCGAGATTTGCATATTCTGAATGCCGACGGGACCGCCGATGTCATTGACAGGGATCTTACGGGAATCCGCCTGGATAAGATCTATCAGATCTCCTATCCCTCTGAAAACACCAGCGCGGGCGTACGGGTACCGCAGGCAACCCAGGCCATGATCGACCGCATCAATAACGGTACGCTGGTTTTCAACTTTTCGGGACACGGTTCCGAACAATTCCTGACCGATCAGCGGCTGTTCACCTCAGACGATATCAGCCGCCTGAATAACCGTAACCGGCTCAGTATAATGGTAACGGCCACCTGCTCATTCGGCCGTTACGACAACACCGAGGAGCACTCGGGAGCGGAAAAGATGCTCCTCCATCCGGACGGTGGCCTCGTTGCCGCGCTCACAACCTCGCGTGTCGTGTTCACTTCACCCAGCCCCACACACAGCAACTTCGGGCTCAATCGCGTATTAACCGAGGAGATGACACGCCGGGACGAGAACGGACGGCCGCAGCGCCTCGGCGACATCTTCCGGAATACCAAAATTACGCACATCGGTTCCAGCGACAATTCCCGAAGGTTTATCCTGCTCGGAGACCCCGCAATGCGCATAGGGCTACCCGAGTTCCGGGCAGAAGTAACACACATCAACGGAGAGGCGGTCCCGCAGGGAGATTCCCTGAATCATGAAAATGACCTGGATGATGCACAGATTCAGGCCGGCAACAGTTTTGCCGGAAATGGAGATCCTGTCGGTGAAATGGATACCGTGAACGGCGGGCCCTCACCACTGATAGAACTGCGCGCGCTGGACCAGGTAAACATCAGCGGCCATGTTTCGCGGGCGGACGGCTCTGTCAACACTTCCTTCAACGGTGAGGCGAATGTCCGCGTATACGATGCCGAAAGGCTGGTGCGCTTCCCGGATCGCGATTGGGTAGCGGAAGGCAACTGCTATCTCGACGACTGCGGATACCTTGTTCAAACCGACGCCCTGTTCAGCGGCAGGGTCTCCGTGTCGGACGGGGTTTTCTCCAGCCGTTTCATTATCCCCAAGGATGTCTCCTATTCGCAAAACCCCGGTCGAATTCACGTCTTTGCCCGAGAGCGCGACCACGATGCCGTGGGAGCCACTTCCGTATTCCGGATCAGCGGACGCAACCCCGATGCCGATGAGCTGGATAACAGACGCGGGCCGGACATCGACATTTTCCTGAATGACGAAATGTTTGTGGACGGCGGAATTGTAAACGACGCTCCACAGCTGATCATCCTGCTTTCGGACGATGCCGGAATCAATACTACCGGAGCCGGAGTTGGACACGAGATCGTAGCGATTATCGAGAACCGGGATGATCCTTCAAACCGCCGTACCATCTCCCTCAACGAGTTTTACCAAAGCGAGCTGGACGATTTCACCAGCGGAAGAATTGAATATCCGCTGAGCGGGCTGGAAGAAGGAAGCTACCGCCTGCGGGTCAGGGCCTGGGATGTCTTCAACAACATGGGCGAATCCGATGTCACCTTCCAGGTATTGGACAGCAAGGACTTGCAGATTCGCAACGTGTTCAACTACCCCAACCCGATGCACAACTTCACCCATTTTATCTTTGAGCACAATCAGCCGGGAATCCCGATGGATATTTCCATCCGAATTTATACCTTAAGCGGAAAACCTGTGGCCACCATTCGCAGGGAGCAGATGATTACCGCCGGCAATATGGTTCGCCTGGATTGGCACGGAAGGGATGATGATCAGCACCGGCTCGCCACAGGCACGTATCTTTACCATGTGCAGGTACGGGCCGATACCGCCAACGGACGACAGACCAAAGACAAAATTGAAAGACTTGTCATATTACGATGA
- a CDS encoding thiolase family protein, whose product MKHVVIIDALRTPIGSFGGRFKSMTAPQLASVTIGALYKNNSLNPDVIDEVIMGNALPAGVGQGPARQAALLAGLRDTIPCSTVNQVCASGMKAVMTAARQIACGDANVMVAGGMESMSNVPYYQPGARFGTTLGHSELQDGIIRDALQDPFKKWQTGNAAELCAQTHEISRQEQDEYAEASYRKAQAAQDQGAFAAEITSVKIRNRRGDAEVIIQDEEPGRLDVADIARKGPAWQKNGTVTSANSAAMGDGAAALLLMSEEAASEHGLAPLARIAGQAACAGPAAEYLTAPSKAIELAAQRVGTTPREIDIYELHEPFAVSLPANIRLLDIEPSVVNLHGGAVSLGNPVGCSGARVLVSLLHSMIRHEKKRGCGAVSAAGGDAAAMVLERF is encoded by the coding sequence ATGAAGCATGTAGTAATCATTGACGCTCTGCGTACCCCCATCGGCTCTTTCGGAGGCCGGTTCAAATCCATGACTGCGCCGCAGCTGGCTTCGGTCACCATCGGCGCGCTGTATAAAAACAACAGCCTCAATCCCGATGTCATAGACGAGGTGATTATGGGGAACGCGTTACCGGCAGGTGTGGGTCAGGGTCCGGCCAGACAGGCGGCTCTCCTTGCAGGGCTGAGGGACACCATCCCCTGCTCAACGGTCAATCAGGTATGCGCTTCCGGGATGAAGGCGGTGATGACAGCCGCGCGCCAGATCGCATGCGGCGATGCCAATGTGATGGTCGCCGGGGGCATGGAGAGTATGAGCAACGTGCCCTATTACCAGCCGGGAGCACGGTTCGGTACCACTCTTGGCCATTCGGAATTGCAGGACGGAATTATTCGGGATGCGCTCCAGGATCCCTTCAAAAAATGGCAGACGGGAAATGCGGCGGAGCTGTGTGCGCAAACCCATGAAATCAGCCGTCAGGAACAGGATGAATACGCCGAAGCGTCGTACCGTAAAGCGCAGGCGGCACAGGATCAGGGGGCTTTCGCTGCCGAAATCACGTCGGTAAAAATCCGCAACCGCAGGGGAGATGCGGAGGTGATCATCCAGGATGAGGAACCCGGTCGCCTGGATGTCGCCGATATCGCGCGTAAAGGTCCGGCCTGGCAGAAAAACGGTACGGTAACTTCCGCCAACTCGGCTGCCATGGGCGATGGCGCGGCCGCGCTGCTTCTGATGAGCGAAGAAGCGGCCTCGGAACACGGACTTGCGCCATTGGCGCGAATTGCCGGCCAGGCTGCCTGCGCCGGTCCGGCGGCGGAATACCTTACAGCTCCCTCAAAAGCCATCGAACTGGCGGCACAACGGGTCGGGACCACACCGCGCGAAATCGATATCTATGAGCTGCATGAGCCCTTTGCCGTTTCGTTACCGGCCAATATCCGTCTGCTTGACATCGAACCCTCTGTTGTAAACCTCCATGGCGGGGCTGTCAGTTTGGGAAATCCCGTTGGGTGCTCCGGGGCCCGGGTTCTGGTGAGTTTGCTGCATTCCATGATCCGTCATGAGAAAAAACGGGGCTGCGGAGCTGTTTCCGCTGCAGGAGGGGATGCTGCAGCCATGGTACTGGAGCGTTTTTGA